In Stigmatella aurantiaca, one DNA window encodes the following:
- a CDS encoding HAD-IG family 5'-nucleotidase, with protein MFHGPVPIAPTTRPIPGGPSVDPLHGSFRSALNRAHAEEAAQQAQALLNNEGLARLLTTPREWQDTPRARDVFVNRNLRMASIELIGFDMDYTLAIYHMRRLEQLSFDMTLTKLVSDYGYPPVIGGLLYDHHFVMRGLAVDRATGNIVKMDRFGHVGRVWHGLRPLKSETKRELYRNKRIRPSNPRFAWNDTLFALPETCLYAGIIELLESLGERVDYGKLYDNIREAIDTVHRDNSLKREVRKDLSRYVFQDSELGAALHKLRSGGKRLFLLTNSAWDYTDAVMKYLLDGQLPEYPSWRNYFDFTVTAAGKPGFFTDQRPFLELDTSTEAGRVVGEAKSLERGKVYSGGNLVQFEEFTGYRGDNILYVGDHIYGDILKSKKSSLWRTCMVVQEIEDEITYTDSRREEITQLSEVEHTRARLDDTVNVIKSALNTLERRLERGGIAPEEQSRMEEERKRLKQELDTVRRALKNATGIADTLERDVEEGFNPYWGLLFKEGNENSRFGYQVEQYACLYTSRVSNFLHYSPMQYYRSPRDLMPHEQAGALSGKLSPLGSEGPPKASSKE; from the coding sequence ATGTTTCACGGTCCCGTGCCCATCGCGCCCACCACCCGCCCCATCCCCGGGGGGCCCTCCGTGGACCCCCTGCATGGCAGCTTCCGCTCCGCCCTGAACCGGGCCCACGCCGAGGAGGCCGCCCAGCAAGCCCAGGCGCTGCTGAACAACGAGGGCCTTGCCCGCCTGCTCACCACTCCCCGGGAGTGGCAGGACACGCCCCGGGCGCGGGACGTGTTCGTCAACCGCAACCTGCGCATGGCGTCCATCGAACTCATCGGCTTCGACATGGACTACACGCTGGCCATCTACCACATGCGCCGGCTCGAGCAGCTCTCGTTCGACATGACGCTCACGAAGCTGGTGAGCGACTACGGCTACCCGCCGGTCATCGGGGGGCTCCTCTATGACCACCACTTCGTGATGCGCGGGCTGGCGGTGGACCGGGCCACGGGCAACATCGTGAAGATGGACCGGTTCGGCCACGTGGGGCGGGTGTGGCACGGCCTGCGGCCGCTCAAGTCCGAGACGAAGCGGGAGCTGTACCGCAACAAGCGCATCCGCCCGAGCAACCCGCGGTTCGCGTGGAACGACACGCTGTTCGCGCTGCCGGAGACGTGCCTGTACGCGGGCATCATCGAGCTCTTGGAGTCGCTGGGCGAGCGCGTGGACTACGGCAAGCTGTACGACAACATCCGCGAGGCTATCGACACGGTGCACCGGGACAACTCGCTCAAGCGCGAGGTGCGCAAGGACCTGTCGCGCTACGTGTTCCAGGACTCCGAGCTGGGCGCGGCGTTGCACAAGCTGCGCTCGGGGGGCAAGCGCCTGTTCCTGCTGACGAACTCGGCGTGGGACTACACGGACGCGGTGATGAAGTACCTGCTGGACGGACAGCTTCCGGAGTACCCAAGCTGGAGGAACTACTTCGACTTCACGGTGACGGCGGCGGGCAAGCCGGGGTTCTTCACGGACCAGCGCCCGTTCCTGGAGCTGGATACGAGCACCGAGGCAGGCCGCGTGGTGGGAGAGGCCAAGAGCCTGGAGCGCGGCAAGGTGTACTCGGGCGGCAACCTGGTGCAGTTCGAGGAGTTCACGGGCTACCGGGGTGACAACATCCTCTACGTGGGGGACCACATCTACGGCGACATCCTCAAGTCGAAGAAGTCATCGCTGTGGCGCACGTGCATGGTGGTGCAGGAGATCGAAGACGAGATCACCTACACGGACTCGCGGCGGGAGGAGATCACCCAGCTGTCCGAGGTGGAGCACACCCGGGCGCGGCTGGATGACACGGTGAACGTCATCAAGAGCGCGCTGAACACGCTGGAGCGGCGGCTGGAGCGAGGCGGGATTGCCCCCGAGGAACAATCCCGGATGGAGGAGGAGCGCAAGCGGCTCAAACAGGAGCTGGACACGGTCCGTCGCGCGCTGAAGAACGCGACGGGAATCGCGGACACGCTAGAGCGGGACGTGGAGGAAGGCTTCAACCCGTACTGGGGGCTGCTGTTCAAGGAGGGCAACGAGAACAGCCGCTTCGGCTACCAGGTGGAGCAGTACGCGTGTCTCTACACGAGCCGCGTCTCGAATTTCCTGCACTACTCGCCCATGCAGTACTACCGCTCGCCCCGGGACCTGATGCCCCACGAACAGGCCGGAGCCCTGTCTGGGAAGCTGTCGCCCCTGGGCAGCGAAGGCCCCCCCAAGGCTTCTTCCAAGGAGTGA
- a CDS encoding type VI immunity family protein, with the protein MREKIPVIRLRTDTGRLVARDGVILCFFMRRSHHEVAPAVWRALQAYLRAIPPQSLNWYGSDDGDTLPLDDKGWEHIRWQILERSWGAEWLVDLEEDDSAVGGYHFEYDGRKLDDPGFSLDKNSTSGVTFSFPTEYLLEHGPAHLRSLVLELARELPFSFGYASLAFVAPHGLWYAARRDLIDPLSRYLGMDLYHLNDTSRVIGTRARGAYWLTFLGQPLLGQLGGIESMRHKLSFPEVSFHSLGGERLLLTLGEWPDAIDTAQKIYLPQYRALAHLLEPFLYEERTGWISLDKDNMRRWLRRLCQ; encoded by the coding sequence ATGAGAGAGAAGATCCCCGTCATCAGGTTACGGACAGACACCGGCAGGCTGGTGGCTCGCGACGGTGTCATCCTTTGCTTCTTCATGCGCCGCTCCCACCACGAGGTAGCCCCCGCAGTATGGCGGGCCTTACAGGCCTATTTGCGTGCCATTCCCCCTCAATCATTGAACTGGTACGGCTCGGACGATGGAGACACTCTCCCTCTCGATGACAAAGGTTGGGAGCACATCCGCTGGCAAATCCTTGAGCGCTCCTGGGGAGCCGAGTGGCTTGTCGACTTGGAGGAGGACGACAGTGCAGTGGGCGGATACCACTTCGAATATGACGGCCGGAAGCTCGATGATCCGGGGTTCTCTCTCGACAAGAACTCCACCAGCGGAGTCACCTTCTCCTTTCCCACCGAGTACCTCTTGGAGCATGGTCCCGCCCATCTGCGCTCCTTGGTTCTTGAACTCGCCCGCGAGCTACCCTTCAGCTTCGGTTACGCAAGCCTCGCATTCGTGGCTCCGCACGGCCTTTGGTACGCGGCTCGTAGGGATCTCATCGACCCATTGAGCCGCTACCTAGGCATGGATCTCTATCATCTGAATGATACGAGCCGTGTCATCGGCACCCGAGCTCGAGGAGCCTATTGGCTCACCTTCCTAGGTCAGCCCTTACTCGGCCAGCTTGGCGGCATTGAGTCCATGCGCCACAAGCTCTCCTTCCCGGAAGTGTCCTTCCATTCCCTGGGAGGGGAGCGCTTGTTGCTCACCCTGGGTGAGTGGCCAGACGCCATTGACACCGCGCAGAAGATTTACCTTCCCCAATACCGGGCGTTGGCGCACCTGCTGGAACCTTTCCTCTACGAGGAGCGCACCGGCTGGATCTCCCTCGACAAGGACAACATGCGCCGCTGGCTAAGGCGCCTTTGTCAGTAA
- a CDS encoding response regulator — MNRHILVVEDDFYIRDALRELLEEEGHTVVCAENGAHGLAALETMRPCPDVILLDLMMPVKDGFQFRTEQRADARFAHIPVVVMSADPHLDSRRDLLAARAYLRKPVDIVQLLAAAVT; from the coding sequence ATGAACCGGCACATCCTCGTCGTGGAGGACGACTTCTACATCCGGGATGCCCTCCGCGAGTTGCTTGAGGAGGAGGGCCACACGGTGGTCTGCGCGGAGAATGGAGCCCACGGGCTCGCCGCGCTGGAGACGATGCGGCCCTGTCCCGACGTCATCCTGCTGGACCTGATGATGCCCGTGAAGGACGGCTTCCAGTTCCGCACCGAGCAGCGGGCCGACGCGCGCTTCGCCCACATCCCGGTGGTGGTCATGAGCGCGGATCCCCATCTCGACAGCCGCCGCGACCTCCTCGCTGCCCGCGCTTACCTTCGCAAGCCGGTCGACATCGTTCAGTTGCTGGCTGCTGCCGTCACGTAG
- a CDS encoding ATP-binding protein, with translation MASLIESLDWSRSPLGPIETWPQSLRTTVSLCLASNFPINIIWGDGHNQIYNEGYRVVCGAVHPRAMGESYQVTWASAWPAIGEPFERALAGETSYLENQRMFLERNGYPEETFFTFSLSPIRDESGKVVGLFHPVTETTQTMIAQRRTRALRDIADRAGQAQVFDEACDLLLATLGEYGFDLPFALLYVTEPAGTEARLRGTCGTQAGGPLAPEVIRLTPGAREKSWPLRQAMGSGRAEPVPDVEARFGRVSAGPYPEPLGMSFVLPVRVAGVAAPLGFLVIGVSQRLPLDDAYRAFVEMLSAAANAVLGNARAYEAERRRAEALADLDQAKTAFFSNVSHEFRTPLTLMLGPVEELLSGRHGALSEAALGELEVVHRNALRLLKLVNALLDFSRIEAGRAQASVEPTDLSALTRDVASAFRSAVERAGMRFVVDVEPLGEPVLVDREMWEKIVLNLVSNAFKFTHAGEIRVALKREGGVALLSVQDTGIGIPASELGRVFQRFHRVHEAKGRTHEGSGIGLALVQDLAKLHGGSVEVRSTVGEGSTFLVRVPLGNAYWMGAPILDSAQRPPPNPVRIEAFVEETLRWQAEPSPAAPVPVPAQPPGAAVSTGPRPRILLADDNADMRDYVRRLLESRYQVTAVANGAEALQAARAARPDLVLSDVMMPVMDGIELVQQLRADSTLRTLPVILLSARAGEEATASGLELGADDYLTKPFAARELLARVQAQLTMAALRQRAAEQEAHAVALTQHQQWLQAVLDRLPVPTLLVDPDSGRFTFVNHAAQQLADGGFPMDLDAAENGRSFRITGEDEGPLGLTRMLNSQVRDLEALCHSPAGRFHLVADSGFVPGVGSHPAQTLLTFTDITRLKRVEQELKTLLDARDEFLSIASHELKTPITSLRMQLQMTERNVKPEEGRAPSPERLAKALRVSLIQVDRLTSLVDDLLDLARIRTGTLDLDFKEADLAQLASDMLERFAGQLALAGCQVRLEAPPGLLGVWDGRRLEQVLTNLVSNAVRYAPGGLLAVRLSEEGDLVRLEVRDQGPGVPDALRETIFDRFDRGMASRNTGGLGLGLFISKQIVSAHGGTIAVENPPGGGACFVVLLPHDASRFQAQDPATSHGGLA, from the coding sequence ATGGCCTCCCTCATCGAGTCCCTCGACTGGTCGCGTTCCCCCCTGGGACCCATCGAGACGTGGCCGCAGAGCTTGCGTACGACCGTGAGCCTCTGCCTGGCGTCGAATTTCCCCATCAACATCATCTGGGGCGACGGCCACAACCAGATCTACAACGAAGGCTACCGCGTGGTCTGCGGCGCGGTGCATCCCCGCGCCATGGGGGAGAGCTACCAGGTGACCTGGGCCTCGGCCTGGCCGGCCATTGGCGAGCCCTTCGAGCGCGCACTCGCGGGTGAGACCTCGTACCTCGAGAACCAGCGGATGTTCCTGGAGCGCAACGGTTACCCGGAGGAGACGTTCTTCACCTTCTCGCTGAGCCCGATCCGCGACGAGTCCGGCAAGGTGGTGGGGCTCTTCCACCCGGTGACCGAGACGACCCAAACGATGATTGCCCAGCGCAGGACGCGGGCGCTGAGGGACATCGCTGACCGGGCAGGACAGGCCCAGGTATTCGATGAGGCGTGCGACCTGCTGCTGGCCACCCTCGGTGAGTATGGCTTCGACCTGCCGTTCGCGCTTCTCTACGTGACGGAGCCCGCTGGGACCGAGGCGCGGCTACGGGGGACCTGTGGGACCCAGGCGGGGGGACCGCTTGCGCCGGAAGTCATCCGGCTCACGCCCGGCGCCAGGGAGAAAAGCTGGCCGCTCAGGCAGGCGATGGGCAGCGGGCGGGCGGAGCCGGTCCCGGATGTGGAGGCCCGGTTCGGGCGCGTCTCCGCGGGACCGTATCCCGAGCCGCTGGGGATGTCGTTCGTGCTGCCGGTCCGGGTCGCCGGGGTGGCCGCGCCGCTCGGGTTCCTCGTCATCGGAGTGAGCCAGCGGCTTCCGCTCGATGATGCCTATCGCGCCTTCGTGGAGATGCTGAGCGCGGCGGCCAACGCGGTGCTTGGGAACGCGCGTGCCTATGAGGCGGAGCGGCGCAGGGCCGAGGCCCTCGCGGATCTCGACCAGGCCAAGACGGCGTTCTTCAGCAACGTAAGCCACGAATTCCGCACCCCGCTCACGCTCATGCTGGGGCCCGTGGAGGAACTCCTGTCCGGGCGCCACGGCGCCCTGTCCGAGGCGGCGCTCGGCGAGCTGGAGGTCGTGCACCGCAACGCGCTGCGGCTGCTCAAGTTGGTGAATGCGCTGCTCGACTTCTCCCGCATCGAGGCCGGCCGGGCCCAGGCCTCGGTCGAGCCCACCGACCTGTCGGCGCTTACCCGCGACGTCGCGAGCGCGTTCCGTTCCGCCGTGGAGCGCGCGGGGATGCGCTTCGTGGTGGACGTGGAGCCGCTCGGGGAGCCGGTGCTCGTCGACCGCGAGATGTGGGAGAAGATCGTCCTCAACCTCGTGTCGAACGCGTTCAAGTTCACCCATGCCGGTGAGATCCGGGTCGCCCTGAAGCGGGAGGGTGGGGTCGCGCTGCTGTCGGTGCAGGACACGGGCATTGGAATTCCGGCCAGCGAGCTTGGACGCGTGTTTCAGCGCTTCCACCGGGTGCATGAGGCGAAGGGGCGGACCCACGAGGGCAGCGGGATCGGCCTTGCGCTCGTGCAGGATCTCGCGAAGCTTCATGGGGGCTCGGTGGAGGTGCGGAGCACCGTCGGCGAGGGCTCGACCTTCCTGGTCCGTGTCCCGCTGGGCAATGCCTACTGGATGGGAGCGCCCATCCTGGACAGCGCGCAGCGTCCACCCCCCAACCCGGTGCGCATCGAGGCCTTCGTCGAGGAGACGCTCCGCTGGCAGGCCGAGCCCTCTCCGGCGGCCCCCGTGCCGGTCCCGGCGCAGCCCCCGGGGGCCGCGGTGAGCACGGGCCCCCGTCCGAGAATCCTGCTCGCCGACGACAACGCCGATATGCGCGACTATGTCCGCCGCCTCCTGGAGAGCCGCTATCAGGTGACGGCCGTGGCGAACGGGGCAGAGGCGCTCCAGGCGGCTCGGGCGGCGCGGCCGGATCTCGTGCTCTCGGACGTGATGATGCCGGTGATGGATGGCATCGAACTCGTGCAGCAGCTCCGGGCGGACAGCACCCTGCGCACGCTTCCGGTCATCTTGCTCTCCGCACGCGCGGGGGAGGAGGCCACGGCGAGTGGGCTCGAACTGGGCGCCGATGACTATCTGACGAAGCCGTTCGCGGCCAGGGAGCTTCTTGCCCGTGTGCAAGCGCAGCTCACGATGGCGGCCCTGAGGCAGCGGGCGGCGGAGCAAGAGGCACACGCGGTGGCTCTCACGCAGCATCAGCAGTGGCTCCAGGCGGTGCTCGACAGGCTTCCGGTGCCCACGCTGCTCGTCGACCCGGACTCGGGCCGGTTCACCTTCGTGAACCATGCCGCCCAGCAGCTCGCGGACGGTGGCTTTCCCATGGACCTCGACGCCGCGGAAAACGGCCGGTCATTTCGCATCACGGGCGAGGACGAGGGCCCGCTCGGCCTGACCCGCATGCTCAATTCCCAGGTCCGTGACCTGGAGGCCCTCTGTCACTCGCCCGCAGGCCGCTTCCACCTCGTGGCCGACTCCGGCTTCGTGCCGGGCGTTGGCTCGCATCCAGCGCAGACCCTTCTCACCTTCACGGATATCACTCGGCTCAAGCGGGTGGAGCAGGAGCTGAAGACGCTCCTCGATGCGCGCGACGAGTTCCTCTCCATTGCGTCGCACGAGCTGAAGACGCCCATCACCTCCTTGCGCATGCAGTTGCAGATGACCGAGCGGAACGTGAAGCCCGAGGAGGGCCGCGCGCCGAGCCCGGAGCGGCTCGCGAAGGCGCTCCGGGTGTCGTTGATCCAGGTGGACCGGCTGACAAGCCTCGTGGACGATCTCCTCGACTTGGCGCGCATCCGGACGGGCACCCTTGACCTTGACTTCAAGGAAGCCGACCTCGCCCAGCTTGCATCCGATATGCTGGAGCGCTTTGCCGGGCAGCTCGCGCTTGCCGGGTGCCAGGTGCGGCTGGAGGCCCCGCCGGGGCTCCTGGGGGTCTGGGATGGGCGCCGGCTCGAGCAGGTCCTGACGAACCTCGTCTCCAATGCGGTGAGGTACGCACCGGGAGGGCTGCTGGCCGTGCGCCTCTCCGAGGAAGGGGACCTCGTCCGTCTCGAAGTGCGCGACCAGGGCCCCGGCGTTCCGGATGCGCTGCGCGAGACCATTTTCGACCGCTTTGACCGCGGTATGGCCTCGCGCAACACCGGAGGACTGGGGCTGGGCCTCTTCATCTCCAAGCAGATCGTGAGTGCTCACGGCGGGACGATCGCTGTCGAGAACCCCCCGGGGGGAGGGGCATGCTTCGTGGTCCTCCTGCCCCACGATGCCTCGCGCTTCCAGGCGCAGGACCCCGCCACGTCACACGGAGGCCTGGCATGA
- a CDS encoding class I SAM-dependent methyltransferase — protein sequence MHVEAPAPLAVTTSANPDPPLIAQARAAASAWAVPFFPRKPGEGVADWLGTRTAALLVFGRDGVTLRDAEGHHAFHGGMAHLRRLRLAEGEPDTFVRMADLRPGDAVLDCTLGLGQDAIVAALAVGPQGRVVGLEKRLALYAVVSEGLKTYALGPDSCRVEAMHADASEYLRTLPSRSFDIVFFDPMFSRPRKAQPGFDVLRRFADYAPLTPETLAEAERVARRWVVVKGAKYSDDLKKLGLSPEPGSRHTDVIWGRRRISSGERPLNDGSTP from the coding sequence GTGCATGTCGAGGCTCCGGCGCCCCTCGCGGTGACCACCAGTGCCAATCCGGACCCACCGCTCATCGCTCAGGCCCGCGCGGCCGCGAGCGCATGGGCGGTTCCTTTTTTTCCGCGCAAGCCCGGAGAGGGCGTCGCGGACTGGCTGGGCACCCGGACCGCGGCGCTCCTCGTCTTCGGCCGGGACGGGGTGACGCTCCGGGACGCGGAGGGCCACCACGCTTTTCACGGGGGAATGGCGCACCTGCGGCGGCTGCGGCTGGCCGAAGGGGAGCCGGATACCTTCGTGCGCATGGCGGACCTGCGCCCCGGGGATGCGGTGCTCGACTGCACCCTGGGCCTGGGCCAGGACGCCATCGTGGCGGCGCTGGCGGTGGGGCCGCAGGGCAGGGTGGTGGGGCTGGAGAAGCGCCTGGCCCTGTATGCCGTCGTCTCGGAAGGGCTGAAGACCTACGCGCTGGGCCCGGACTCGTGCCGGGTCGAGGCGATGCACGCGGACGCGAGCGAGTACCTGCGCACGCTTCCCTCGCGCTCCTTCGACATCGTGTTCTTCGATCCGATGTTCTCCCGGCCCCGGAAGGCGCAGCCCGGCTTTGACGTCCTGCGCCGTTTCGCGGACTACGCGCCGCTCACGCCGGAGACGCTGGCGGAGGCAGAGCGCGTGGCCCGCCGGTGGGTGGTCGTCAAAGGCGCAAAGTACTCCGATGACCTGAAGAAACTCGGCCTGTCACCGGAGCCGGGCTCCCGGCACACCGACGTCATCTGGGGACGCAGGCGCATCAGCAGCGGGGAGCGTCCGTTGAACGACGGTTCAACCCCTTGA
- a CDS encoding efflux RND transporter permease subunit, with the protein MFVDFFIRRPVFAAVCSIVLTLVGLIAIPTLPISQYPDLAPPQVTVTSTYVGASAEVVESAVTIPLEQELNGVEGMRYISSTSANDGTSQITITFEPTRDIEVAAVDVQNRVSRASARLPSQVNQTGIVVNKASSQMLLTLGLSSPDNRYDAKFLSNYADVNLKDAIKRVRGVGEVRIFGERKFSMRLWLDPTSMASRALTPQDVVRALQEQNLQVAAGQVGQPPSSDEQPYQMAVRAHGRLIEPEEFGEIVLQRSQDGRLVRVKDVGRVELGAENYGTLLRFNGKTGVGLAIFQLPTANALDVRDGVIKEMDRLAQQFPPGLEYRTGNDTTLAVRASVTEVVHTLIEAIALVILVIFLFLHGWRSVLITALTLPVSLVGTFAFVYLMGFSINTLTLFGLTLATGLVVDDAIVVIENIERLMAEKGLSPMKAAREGMKEVSGAVVAISIVLVAVFIPVALFPGTTGSIYRQFALTIAVSVGLSTFCALTLTPALSARLLKHHHGQKWIFFRKVDQALDWTRDVYSRALHGLLKHPMVILTAFLLCIAGTVALFRAAPTGFIPDEDQGYLMITVQGPEGMALAQTEKVLTEVEAILQKLPEVRTVFAIGGFSFQGNGPNFATVFVPLHPWEQRTRPDQSVAALVEKLRGPLSAIGGARVLPFQPPAIRGVGNVGGYQFIVEDTAGGRSLDELAASTQELVAKANEDGRLRGVFTSFNADTPLLDVEVDRQKAKALGVPIEQIFSTMQVYMGSQYVNDFNYANRTYRVYLQAEQQFRDSAQDIGGFYVRSDSGSMIPLESLVKVEPTVSAQVIRHYNLFRSAEINGQPTPGVSSGQALDVMDEIATANLPQGMSTEWTGISLEQKQSGGQTAIIFALGLLFVFLVLAAQYESFSLPFVIILSVPLAMMGALGLQMARGFANDVFCQVGLVMLVGLASKNAILIVEFAEQLREQGKSAVDAVVEAASVRLRPILMTSVAFLLGVVPLMTASGAGAASRNSLGTAVFGGMLVSTVVNFIFIPGLYVLMQRLRGEAKRTATDEEAEISPAPSH; encoded by the coding sequence GTGTTCGTCGACTTCTTCATCCGTAGGCCTGTCTTCGCCGCCGTCTGCTCCATCGTGCTGACGCTGGTGGGACTCATCGCCATCCCCACGCTGCCCATCTCCCAGTACCCGGACCTCGCGCCGCCCCAGGTCACCGTCACCAGCACCTACGTGGGCGCCAGCGCCGAGGTGGTGGAGAGCGCCGTCACCATCCCGCTCGAGCAGGAGCTCAACGGTGTGGAGGGTATGCGCTACATCAGCTCCACCAGCGCCAACGACGGCACGAGCCAGATCACCATCACCTTCGAGCCCACGCGCGACATCGAGGTGGCCGCCGTCGATGTGCAGAACCGCGTGAGCCGTGCCTCGGCGCGCCTGCCCTCCCAGGTGAACCAGACGGGCATCGTCGTCAACAAGGCCTCCAGCCAGATGCTGCTGACGCTGGGCCTGTCGAGCCCCGACAACCGCTATGACGCGAAGTTTCTCAGCAACTACGCCGACGTGAACCTGAAGGACGCCATCAAGCGCGTCCGGGGCGTGGGCGAGGTGCGCATCTTCGGCGAGCGCAAGTTCTCGATGCGCCTGTGGCTGGATCCCACTTCCATGGCGAGCCGGGCCCTCACGCCCCAGGACGTGGTGCGGGCCCTCCAGGAGCAGAACCTCCAGGTGGCCGCGGGGCAGGTGGGCCAGCCGCCGTCGAGTGACGAGCAGCCCTACCAGATGGCGGTGCGCGCGCACGGCCGGCTCATCGAGCCCGAGGAGTTCGGGGAAATTGTCCTGCAGCGCAGCCAGGATGGGCGCCTCGTGCGGGTGAAGGACGTGGGCCGGGTGGAGCTGGGCGCGGAGAATTACGGCACCCTGCTGCGCTTCAACGGCAAGACGGGCGTCGGCCTCGCCATCTTCCAGCTGCCCACCGCCAACGCGCTGGATGTGCGCGACGGCGTCATCAAGGAGATGGACCGGCTGGCCCAGCAGTTCCCGCCGGGGCTGGAGTACCGCACGGGCAATGACACCACGCTGGCGGTGCGCGCCTCCGTCACCGAGGTGGTTCACACCCTCATCGAGGCCATCGCGCTGGTGATCCTCGTCATCTTCCTGTTCCTGCATGGGTGGCGCAGCGTGCTCATCACCGCGCTCACCCTGCCGGTGTCCCTGGTGGGCACCTTCGCCTTCGTGTACCTGATGGGCTTCTCCATCAACACGCTGACGCTCTTCGGCCTGACGCTGGCCACGGGCCTCGTGGTGGACGACGCCATCGTGGTCATCGAGAACATCGAGCGGTTGATGGCCGAGAAGGGGCTGTCACCGATGAAGGCGGCCCGCGAGGGCATGAAGGAAGTGTCCGGCGCCGTGGTGGCCATCTCCATCGTGCTGGTGGCGGTGTTCATCCCCGTGGCGCTGTTCCCCGGCACCACGGGCTCCATCTACCGCCAGTTCGCGCTGACGATCGCCGTGTCGGTGGGCCTGTCCACCTTCTGCGCGCTGACGCTGACCCCGGCGCTCAGCGCCCGGCTGCTCAAGCACCACCACGGGCAGAAGTGGATCTTCTTCCGCAAGGTGGACCAGGCGCTCGACTGGACGCGCGATGTCTACAGCCGCGCGCTGCACGGGCTGCTGAAGCACCCGATGGTCATCCTGACCGCGTTCCTCCTGTGCATCGCGGGCACGGTGGCGCTCTTCCGCGCGGCGCCCACGGGCTTCATCCCCGACGAGGATCAGGGCTACCTGATGATCACCGTCCAGGGCCCCGAGGGCATGGCGCTGGCGCAGACCGAGAAGGTGCTGACCGAGGTGGAGGCCATCCTGCAGAAGCTGCCCGAGGTGAGGACGGTCTTCGCCATCGGCGGCTTCTCCTTCCAGGGCAACGGCCCCAACTTCGCCACCGTCTTCGTCCCCCTGCACCCGTGGGAGCAGCGGACGAGGCCGGATCAGTCCGTGGCCGCGCTGGTGGAGAAGCTGCGTGGGCCGCTCAGCGCCATCGGTGGGGCGCGGGTCCTGCCGTTCCAGCCCCCGGCCATCCGTGGCGTGGGCAACGTGGGTGGCTACCAGTTCATCGTCGAGGACACGGCCGGCGGGCGCTCGCTGGACGAGCTGGCCGCGTCCACCCAGGAGCTGGTGGCCAAGGCCAACGAGGACGGCCGGCTGCGCGGTGTCTTCACGTCCTTCAACGCGGACACGCCGCTCCTGGATGTCGAGGTGGACCGCCAGAAGGCCAAGGCGCTCGGGGTTCCGATCGAGCAGATCTTCAGCACCATGCAGGTCTACATGGGCAGCCAGTACGTCAACGACTTCAACTACGCGAACCGCACCTACCGCGTGTACCTGCAGGCCGAGCAGCAGTTCCGCGACAGCGCGCAGGACATCGGCGGCTTCTACGTGCGCAGCGACAGCGGGTCGATGATTCCGCTGGAGTCGCTGGTGAAGGTGGAGCCCACGGTGTCCGCCCAGGTCATCCGGCACTACAACCTGTTCCGCTCGGCGGAGATCAACGGCCAGCCGACGCCGGGCGTCTCCTCCGGCCAGGCGCTGGACGTGATGGACGAGATCGCCACGGCGAACCTGCCCCAGGGCATGAGCACGGAGTGGACGGGCATCAGCCTGGAGCAGAAGCAGAGCGGTGGACAGACGGCGATCATCTTCGCGCTGGGCCTGCTGTTCGTGTTCCTGGTGCTGGCGGCGCAGTACGAGAGCTTCAGCTTGCCGTTCGTCATCATCCTCTCGGTGCCGCTGGCGATGATGGGCGCGCTGGGCTTGCAGATGGCACGGGGCTTCGCCAACGACGTGTTCTGTCAGGTGGGCCTGGTGATGCTGGTGGGGCTTGCCAGCAAGAACGCCATCCTCATCGTGGAGTTCGCCGAGCAGCTGCGCGAGCAGGGCAAGTCCGCGGTGGACGCGGTGGTGGAGGCGGCCAGCGTGCGCCTGCGGCCCATCCTGATGACCTCCGTCGCCTTCCTCCTGGGCGTGGTGCCGCTGATGACGGCGTCGGGCGCGGGCGCGGCCTCGCGCAACTCGCTGGGCACGGCGGTGTTCGGCGGAATGCTGGTGTCCACGGTGGTCAACTTCATCTTCATCCCCGGCCTCTACGTGCTGATGCAGCGGCTGCGGGGCGAGGCGAAGCGGACGGCCACGGACGAAGAGGCGGAAATCTCCCCGGCGCCGTCGCACTGA